The proteins below are encoded in one region of Pirellulales bacterium:
- the fadA gene encoding acetyl-CoA C-acyltransferase FadA, protein MKRPVIVAAVRTPIGRSHKEKGVFRDVRSDDLAVSAVKALIERSRIDPIEIEDVVLGNTQQQGEQGLNVARTVALMAGLPMHSGGATINRLCGSSLQALNQAAHSIVAGAEDVQIVGGLEHMQHIPMDAGIDLNPKLFERTSKGALLMGITAEFLAQTQGISREEQDAFALRSHQRAAAATREGKFKPEIVPVFGRDEAGNRILVETDQCIRPDASLESLAALKPAFMPGMGTVTAGNSSPLNDGAAALLVMSEEKAKSLGLKPLVRIVSTAVIGVEPAVMGTGPVPAAQKALERAGMKLSDIDLIELNEAFASQALACIRMLKLDEGKTNVRGGAIAIGHPLGASGARIAATLVHAMLDQSATTGLATMCIGVGQGIATIFERV, encoded by the coding sequence ATGAAGCGCCCTGTGATTGTCGCTGCCGTGCGCACGCCCATTGGCCGCTCGCACAAAGAGAAAGGCGTGTTCCGCGACGTCCGGTCCGACGATTTAGCCGTATCGGCCGTGAAGGCGCTGATCGAACGCAGCAGAATCGATCCTATCGAAATCGAAGACGTGGTGCTGGGCAATACGCAACAGCAGGGAGAGCAGGGATTAAACGTCGCCCGAACCGTGGCGCTGATGGCGGGTTTGCCCATGCACAGCGGCGGGGCAACCATCAACCGTTTGTGCGGATCGAGCTTGCAAGCGCTCAATCAGGCGGCGCATTCGATTGTGGCCGGCGCGGAGGATGTGCAAATTGTCGGGGGCCTGGAACACATGCAACATATTCCGATGGACGCCGGAATAGATCTCAACCCCAAGCTGTTCGAACGCACCAGTAAGGGCGCACTGCTCATGGGCATTACCGCGGAATTTCTGGCCCAAACACAGGGTATTTCGCGAGAAGAGCAAGATGCGTTCGCACTTCGCAGCCATCAACGCGCTGCCGCCGCAACCCGCGAAGGCAAATTCAAGCCGGAAATTGTGCCGGTGTTTGGGCGAGACGAGGCGGGCAATCGCATTTTGGTGGAAACCGATCAGTGCATTCGGCCGGACGCCAGTTTGGAATCGCTCGCCGCATTGAAGCCTGCTTTCATGCCGGGCATGGGAACGGTGACCGCCGGCAACAGTTCCCCCTTGAACGACGGAGCCGCGGCACTGTTGGTGATGTCGGAAGAAAAAGCAAAATCTCTCGGCCTGAAGCCGTTGGTACGAATTGTGTCGACGGCCGTGATTGGCGTGGAACCGGCGGTCATGGGCACCGGGCCAGTGCCGGCCGCGCAGAAAGCGTTGGAGCGTGCCGGAATGAAACTGTCGGACATTGACCTCATCGAATTGAACGAAGCGTTCGCCTCGCAGGCGCTGGCGTGCATCCGGATGTTGAAGTTGGACGAGGGTAAAACAAACGTCCGAGGCGGGGCGATTGCCATTGGCCATCCGCTGGGTGCCAGCGGCGCGCGAATCGCTGCCACCTTAGTGCACGCCATGCTCGATCAAAGCGCTACGACCGGATTGGCCACCATGTGCATTGGCGTAGGGCAAGGAATTGCCACGATTTTCGAACGGGTGTGA